A genomic stretch from Natronomonas gomsonensis includes:
- a CDS encoding winged helix-turn-helix domain-containing protein, producing the protein MSVTDVQSKADAVDWEAVADLPPSAKLVAKVLEYNDRLTQSQLAEETMLPPRTVRYALTRLEEVDAVDSRFSFTDARKRVYALAE; encoded by the coding sequence ATGAGCGTAACCGACGTGCAGTCGAAGGCAGACGCGGTCGACTGGGAGGCCGTCGCTGACCTGCCACCGAGCGCGAAACTGGTGGCGAAGGTCCTCGAGTACAACGACCGGCTCACGCAGAGTCAACTCGCCGAGGAGACGATGCTTCCGCCCCGTACCGTCCGATACGCACTCACGCGGCTCGAGGAAGTCGATGCAGTCGACTCGCGGTTCTCCTTTACCGACGCGCGCAAGCGCGTTTACGCCCTCGCCGAGTGA
- the pan1 gene encoding proteasome-activating nucleotidase Pan1: protein MTDTVDDVDLPYEDGASQQEKVEALEERLEILEQQNEEMRDKLLDANAENNKYQQKLERLTHENKKLKQSPLFVATVQEITDEGVIIKQHGNNQEALTEVTDEMREELTPDSRVAVNNSLSVVKKLDSETDVRARVMQVEQSPDVAYEDIGGIDEQMEEVRETVEMPIESPEMFDEVGIDPPSGVLLHGPPGTGKTMLAKAVANQTDATFIKMAGSELVHKFIGEGAKLVRDLFELARQEEPAVVFIDEIDAIAAKRTDSKTSGDAEVQRTMMQLLSEMDGFEDRGQISIIAATNRFDMLDRAILRPGRFDRLIEVPKPDAEGRELIFQIHTRDMNIADEVDFAELAEETQEASGADVKAITTEAGMFAIRDDRKEVWMQDFLDAWDKIKQTEEESDEVSKTFA, encoded by the coding sequence ATGACCGATACTGTTGACGACGTCGACCTCCCCTACGAGGACGGCGCGTCACAGCAGGAGAAAGTGGAGGCGCTGGAGGAGCGGCTCGAAATCCTCGAACAGCAGAACGAGGAAATGCGCGACAAGCTCCTCGATGCGAACGCAGAGAACAACAAGTACCAACAGAAGCTCGAGCGGCTGACCCACGAGAACAAGAAGCTCAAGCAGTCGCCGCTGTTCGTCGCCACCGTCCAAGAGATTACCGACGAGGGCGTCATCATCAAACAGCACGGCAACAACCAGGAGGCGCTCACCGAGGTCACCGACGAGATGCGCGAAGAACTCACGCCGGACTCCCGCGTCGCCGTGAACAACTCGCTGTCCGTCGTCAAGAAACTCGACTCCGAGACGGACGTGCGCGCCCGCGTGATGCAGGTCGAACAGTCCCCCGACGTGGCCTACGAGGACATCGGCGGCATCGACGAGCAGATGGAGGAGGTCCGAGAGACCGTCGAGATGCCCATCGAGAGCCCCGAGATGTTCGACGAAGTGGGCATCGACCCGCCGTCGGGCGTCCTGTTGCACGGGCCGCCAGGCACCGGGAAGACGATGCTGGCGAAGGCCGTCGCCAACCAGACCGACGCCACCTTCATCAAGATGGCCGGCTCCGAGTTGGTCCACAAGTTCATCGGAGAGGGTGCAAAACTCGTCCGCGACCTCTTCGAACTCGCTCGACAGGAGGAACCCGCCGTCGTCTTCATCGACGAAATCGACGCCATCGCCGCAAAGCGGACCGACTCCAAGACCTCCGGTGACGCCGAGGTCCAGCGGACGATGATGCAACTGCTCTCCGAGATGGACGGCTTCGAGGACCGCGGCCAGATTTCGATCATCGCGGCGACGAACCGCTTCGACATGCTCGACCGCGCTATCCTCCGTCCCGGCCGCTTCGACCGCCTCATCGAGGTCCCCAAACCCGACGCCGAGGGTCGCGAACTCATCTTCCAGATTCACACCCGCGACATGAACATCGCGGACGAGGTCGACTTCGCGGAACTCGCCGAGGAGACCCAGGAGGCCTCCGGCGCCGACGTCAAGGCCATCACCACCGAGGCCGGCATGTTCGCCATCCGCGACGACCGCAAGGAAGTGTGGATGCAGGACTTCCTCGACGCATGGGATAAAATCAAACAGACCGAAGAGGAAAGCGACGAAGTCTCGAAGACTTTCGCCTGA
- a CDS encoding ABC transporter ATP-binding protein — translation MALNDPIGTQVSVDNVSKQYAGKGGPVHALSEVSFGVEDGEFVCIVGPSGCGKTTLFRIIAGLEEPTDGSVRLRGERVAGPTADMGVVFQEYHLFPWRTVRGNVAFGLEKGGVSAAERRERVDSLVDLVGLEGFADSYPKELSGGMKQRVAIARALATDPSLLLMDEPFGAVDAQTREMLQNELLDIWEQTGKTVLFVTHDVEEAVKLADRVVVMAKEPGRIRDVIEVDLPRPRSRSDADFGAYYERVLGLIRE, via the coding sequence GTGGCGCTGAACGACCCCATTGGGACGCAGGTCAGTGTCGACAACGTCTCCAAACAGTACGCCGGCAAGGGCGGCCCAGTACACGCCCTCTCCGAGGTGTCCTTCGGTGTCGAGGACGGCGAGTTCGTCTGTATCGTCGGTCCCTCCGGCTGTGGGAAGACGACGCTGTTTCGCATCATCGCCGGACTCGAGGAACCGACCGACGGGTCGGTCCGGTTGCGCGGCGAGCGGGTCGCGGGACCGACCGCCGACATGGGCGTCGTCTTCCAGGAGTACCACCTCTTCCCGTGGCGGACCGTCCGGGGCAACGTCGCCTTCGGCCTGGAGAAGGGGGGCGTTTCGGCGGCCGAGCGGCGCGAACGCGTCGACTCCCTCGTCGACCTCGTCGGACTGGAGGGGTTCGCCGATAGCTATCCGAAGGAACTCTCCGGTGGAATGAAACAGCGGGTCGCCATCGCACGGGCGCTCGCGACCGACCCCAGCCTCCTGTTGATGGACGAGCCGTTCGGGGCCGTCGACGCACAGACCCGAGAGATGCTGCAGAACGAACTGCTCGACATCTGGGAGCAGACCGGAAAGACGGTCCTGTTCGTCACACACGACGTCGAAGAGGCGGTGAAACTCGCCGACCGAGTCGTCGTGATGGCGAAGGAACCGGGACGCATCCGGGATGTCATCGAGGTCGACCTTCCGCGGCCCCGGTCGCGGTCCGACGCCGACTTCGGCGCCTACTACGAGCGCGTCCTCGGACTCATTCGCGAGTAG
- a CDS encoding ABC transporter permease: protein MATDIRRELEDATESADLPLSSIDARGTLLGFIGVAGFVALWYVASLFQPSYVLPSPLAVAETFRAEAESGEMLIALGQSIRHWLPGAVVGTTLGVAAGVAFGWSRLLDDLSAPVVRLLRPVPPLALVGFAIAWFGIGDAGAAFIIAVGAFWINFYAAYGGVEGVSEDLLDVARSLGVEGDLELVRSVVIPAASPEILTGVRTGLGRCWMLVVASEIFGVPGIGRRILRAGQNLQVDVVIAYILVLSLMFLLVDVAFRAVQRRVLAWR from the coding sequence ATGGCGACCGACATCCGACGGGAACTCGAAGATGCGACCGAGAGCGCCGACCTCCCACTGTCAAGTATCGACGCTCGCGGTACCCTGTTGGGTTTCATTGGTGTCGCCGGTTTCGTCGCACTCTGGTACGTCGCCTCGTTGTTCCAGCCGTCGTACGTGCTGCCCTCGCCGCTTGCGGTCGCCGAGACGTTTCGCGCGGAGGCCGAAAGCGGCGAGATGCTCATCGCGTTGGGACAGAGCATCCGCCACTGGCTGCCGGGGGCCGTCGTCGGAACCACGCTCGGCGTCGCTGCAGGCGTGGCCTTCGGGTGGAGTCGGCTCCTCGATGACCTGTCGGCACCGGTGGTCCGGCTTCTCCGACCCGTCCCGCCGCTTGCACTCGTCGGCTTCGCCATCGCGTGGTTCGGCATCGGTGACGCGGGCGCGGCGTTCATCATCGCCGTCGGGGCGTTCTGGATAAACTTCTACGCCGCCTACGGTGGCGTCGAAGGTGTCTCGGAGGACCTTCTGGACGTCGCCCGAAGTCTCGGCGTCGAAGGTGACCTCGAGTTGGTCCGGTCGGTCGTGATTCCGGCGGCCTCCCCCGAGATACTCACCGGCGTTCGGACTGGGCTGGGGCGCTGTTGGATGCTCGTCGTCGCCTCCGAAATCTTCGGTGTTCCGGGCATCGGACGGCGAATCCTGCGTGCCGGTCAGAACCTGCAGGTCGACGTAGTCATCGCCTACATTCTCGTGTTGAGCCTGATGTTCCTACTCGTCGACGTGGCGTTCCGTGCGGTCCAACGGAGGGTTCTGGCGTGGCGCTGA
- a CDS encoding ABC transporter substrate-binding protein translates to MTEYDFTLSRRSYLAGTGAAATAGLAGCLGSGSGGTEELSVAYMPIFPDLQYFVMDEQGYFDEISAEINGQEFTDGPAIIQAYGGGEIDIAMFGIVPSMIVIDRGIPAKVTAANIKEPMAVMVHDDLRAMWDEHGADAFSVWEEENGEPFRFGTFPQGSVPDVLLRYWLAEEVGVDPESAVEIIEIGGANAVFQAIVNDEIDGTSIMEPVPTRVDGTNAPVGTFRTAAEIMPGQPAAVTLMSDEVRDSALAGEFLEQHVRATEFIEANPSETADIVESGIGMDADLAREALAGPLSNFVTDPREIENGADIFSQFANENGQIDQQLSREQIFDYSVYDSL, encoded by the coding sequence GCTGTCTGGGCTCCGGTTCCGGCGGTACCGAGGAGCTCTCCGTCGCGTACATGCCAATCTTCCCCGACCTGCAGTACTTCGTGATGGACGAACAGGGGTACTTCGACGAAATCAGCGCCGAAATCAACGGCCAGGAGTTCACCGATGGCCCGGCCATCATCCAGGCCTACGGCGGCGGCGAAATCGACATCGCGATGTTCGGCATCGTTCCGTCGATGATAGTCATCGACCGCGGCATTCCCGCGAAGGTGACCGCCGCGAACATCAAAGAGCCGATGGCGGTGATGGTCCACGACGACCTCCGGGCGATGTGGGACGAACACGGCGCCGACGCCTTCTCGGTGTGGGAAGAGGAGAACGGCGAACCCTTCCGCTTTGGAACGTTCCCACAGGGGTCGGTGCCCGACGTGTTGCTCCGCTATTGGCTCGCCGAGGAGGTCGGTGTCGACCCCGAGTCGGCGGTCGAAATCATCGAAATCGGCGGTGCCAACGCCGTATTCCAGGCCATCGTCAACGACGAAATCGACGGCACGTCGATTATGGAGCCGGTTCCGACCCGCGTAGACGGCACGAACGCCCCGGTCGGCACCTTCCGGACGGCCGCCGAAATCATGCCGGGACAGCCCGCCGCCGTCACGCTCATGAGCGACGAGGTTCGGGATTCGGCACTCGCAGGGGAGTTCCTCGAACAGCACGTCCGCGCGACCGAGTTCATCGAAGCCAACCCCAGCGAGACGGCAGACATCGTCGAAAGCGGCATCGGAATGGACGCAGACCTCGCCCGAGAGGCACTGGCTGGCCCGCTTTCGAACTTCGTCACCGACCCGCGAGAAATCGAAAACGGGGCGGACATCTTCTCGCAATTCGCCAACGAGAACGGCCAGATAGACCAACAGCTGTCGCGCGAGCAGATATTCGATTACAGCGTCTACGACTCGCTCTGA